A genomic stretch from Desulfobacterales bacterium includes:
- the fabZ gene encoding 3-hydroxyacyl-ACP dehydratase FabZ: METVYDIREIMKFLPHRYPFLLVDRVIESVPEEKITTLKNVTMNEPFFQGHFPGMPVMPGVLIVEAMAQTGGILIVSAMPPEQYGALMYFMAMDKVKFRKAVVPGDQLIITTSILKKRRNTAKLACTAMVDGAVAAEAELMAMIEEKK, translated from the coding sequence ATGGAGACTGTATACGATATTCGGGAAATCATGAAGTTCCTGCCGCATCGGTATCCGTTTTTGCTGGTGGACCGCGTTATTGAGTCGGTTCCGGAGGAAAAGATTACCACCTTGAAAAATGTGACCATGAATGAGCCCTTTTTTCAGGGCCATTTTCCCGGCATGCCGGTAATGCCCGGTGTGTTGATTGTTGAGGCCATGGCCCAGACCGGCGGCATTTTGATCGTATCCGCCATGCCGCCGGAGCAGTATGGGGCACTGATGTATTTCATGGCCATGGATAAGGTTAAATTCAGAAAGGCGGTAGTGCCTGGCGATCAGCTGATCATCACGACAAGCATTCTGAAAAAGCGACGCAATACCGCAAAACTGGCTTGTACGGCCATGGTGGACGGCGCGGTTGCCGCGGAGGCGGAATTGATGGCCATGATTGAGGAGAAAAAATGA
- a CDS encoding lysophospholipid acyltransferase family protein produces the protein MSLFTDNTPEICWRLVGLLGKWAIDLLAGSLRVEVIGHEKVRPIMETRRFILSFWHSRILVISFMHKGWNSVVMASRSADGEIIARVIERQGHAVVRGSTGKGGLRALARQIKLLNEKDRPGGMIPDGPQGPRHRVQPGIIALAQKTGYPIIPVSCSARKLKAFHSWDRFIVPYPFTRCRLVYGKPMVVPGKASARTLEACRLQLETEMRRITFTHDRHYGHELL, from the coding sequence ATGAGCCTTTTCACGGACAACACGCCGGAGATTTGCTGGCGGCTGGTGGGCCTTTTGGGGAAATGGGCCATCGACCTGCTGGCGGGGTCTTTGCGCGTGGAAGTGATTGGGCATGAAAAGGTGCGTCCGATCATGGAAACACGACGCTTCATCTTAAGTTTCTGGCATTCCCGAATCCTTGTGATCAGCTTTATGCATAAAGGGTGGAACAGCGTTGTCATGGCCAGTCGTTCCGCGGACGGCGAAATTATCGCCCGGGTGATTGAACGGCAGGGGCACGCAGTGGTAAGGGGATCCACTGGCAAGGGAGGGCTTCGGGCATTGGCTCGTCAAATTAAGCTGTTAAATGAGAAAGACCGGCCGGGCGGCATGATTCCGGACGGTCCGCAAGGGCCACGTCACCGGGTTCAGCCGGGCATCATCGCCCTGGCGCAAAAGACGGGGTATCCCATTATTCCGGTAAGCTGTAGTGCGCGGAAACTAAAAGCGTTTCACAGCTGGGACCGCTTTATCGTACCCTACCCCTTTACCCGATGTCGGCTGGTTTATGGGAAGCCCATGGTTGTCCCCGGCAAGGCGTCCGCCCGCACACTCGAGGCCTGCCGCCTTCAGCTGGAGACGGAAATGCGGCGGATCACCTTCACCCATGACCGGCATTATGGCCATGAGCTTCTTTAA
- the bamA gene encoding outer membrane protein assembly factor BamA translates to MKMMIRRLSIFWTIWMLVWAGTALSAESVRVMSLPFDVRSQRDMSYLSTEIPRIIQENLAAEGADIVAAPEIPAGNLQRLFDDVKSIRQLAGRSNANYVIWGRLVFEGNSFKLIARLAAVPGLGEPEDFQSSGEGIEVLSGAVRSLSGEIADKLFQRVRITELRVAGNQRIEADAITMVIKSKVGDMFSAKRLSLDLKAIYAMGYFEDIRIESLDGPTGRIVTFHVTEKPTVKSIGFKGNVEIREEKLREDVDIKVGSILNIKDIQKNIERIEVAYKEKKFFNVKVTYETKALKDNQVDLIFVVEEGKQVQIKEIKFSGNKAYSEKKLKKTMKTAEKGFFSWITSAGDFNADVLKQDMAALMALYHNSGYIQARIGEPEVVQEQESIFITIKIEEGDRYKVGKVDVDGDLILPKETLLAAVQIGKEAYFNRDVLRKDMLALNDLYSNFGYANADAAPNVQQNPETKEVNVTYVLDKGNKVYFDKILIEGNSKTRDKVIRRELEVQEQSLYNGALLNRSVRNLHRLNFFEDVKADTAKGDKPDSVNLKVKVTEKPTGSFTFGGGYSSVEDVFVTASVSQENLFGRGQALNLRALLGGTTTQAMLSFTEPWLFDIPLSCSTSIYNWTRDYDEYERDSAGGSVRLSYPIFTDVRLFGGYAFDIGEITNVYWDAPQDIKELEGKFTTSSVNTGITYDTRDKIINPTRGHNHRLSLEYAGIGGDIGYSKVTGELGYYHPLFWGTVGFAHFETGYVSQNSGMVLPDYEKFYLGGINSVRGFDWRDIHLWSEPVDHDENPLTPDVPVEMGGEAMLQFNVEWIFPIAQSAGIVGVVFYDMGNVYEGLSEVDFGELRKTTGVGVRWYSPMGPIRIEYGHILDKKDSDDSDGRWEFTMGTAF, encoded by the coding sequence ATGAAGATGATGATCAGGCGCCTGAGTATTTTCTGGACGATATGGATGTTGGTTTGGGCGGGCACGGCACTTTCTGCGGAATCGGTTCGCGTCATGTCGCTCCCTTTCGATGTTCGATCGCAACGGGACATGTCTTACCTTTCCACCGAAATTCCAAGAATTATTCAGGAGAACCTTGCTGCGGAAGGTGCCGATATCGTGGCGGCGCCGGAGATTCCGGCCGGGAATCTGCAGCGGCTTTTTGATGACGTTAAGAGCATTCGGCAGTTGGCCGGCCGAAGCAACGCAAATTATGTTATTTGGGGGCGATTGGTTTTTGAGGGGAACAGTTTTAAATTGATCGCCAGGCTTGCGGCTGTCCCCGGCCTGGGTGAACCCGAGGATTTTCAGTCTTCCGGCGAGGGAATCGAGGTGCTCTCGGGGGCTGTTCGATCGTTGTCCGGAGAGATTGCCGATAAATTGTTTCAACGCGTCCGGATCACCGAACTTCGCGTGGCCGGTAATCAGCGAATCGAGGCGGATGCGATTACGATGGTAATTAAGAGTAAGGTGGGAGATATGTTTTCAGCCAAGCGACTATCTCTTGATCTAAAAGCCATCTATGCCATGGGGTATTTTGAGGATATTCGAATTGAATCGCTGGATGGACCTACCGGCCGGATCGTCACCTTTCACGTAACGGAAAAGCCGACGGTAAAATCAATCGGCTTTAAAGGAAATGTTGAAATCAGGGAAGAAAAGCTTCGAGAAGATGTAGATATAAAAGTCGGATCCATTCTGAACATAAAGGACATTCAGAAAAATATAGAGCGAATCGAGGTGGCTTATAAGGAAAAGAAATTCTTTAATGTCAAGGTGACCTATGAAACCAAGGCGCTGAAGGATAATCAGGTGGATTTGATTTTCGTCGTCGAAGAGGGCAAACAGGTCCAGATTAAAGAGATAAAATTTTCCGGGAATAAGGCCTATTCCGAAAAGAAATTGAAAAAAACGATGAAAACCGCTGAAAAAGGTTTTTTCTCCTGGATCACTTCCGCGGGAGATTTCAATGCGGATGTCTTAAAACAGGATATGGCCGCGTTGATGGCGCTTTACCACAACAGCGGTTATATTCAGGCCCGGATCGGAGAGCCTGAAGTGGTTCAAGAGCAAGAATCGATCTTCATCACCATAAAAATCGAAGAGGGCGACCGGTATAAAGTCGGAAAGGTGGATGTGGACGGCGATCTGATTCTTCCCAAAGAGACGCTTTTGGCCGCGGTTCAAATCGGAAAAGAAGCGTATTTCAATCGGGATGTGTTGCGAAAGGATATGCTTGCCCTTAACGATCTTTATTCAAACTTCGGTTACGCCAATGCCGACGCCGCCCCCAATGTTCAGCAGAACCCGGAGACAAAAGAGGTGAATGTGACCTATGTGCTGGATAAGGGCAACAAGGTCTATTTTGATAAAATTTTGATTGAGGGAAATTCAAAAACCCGGGATAAGGTCATTCGCCGGGAGCTTGAAGTCCAGGAGCAGAGCCTTTATAACGGGGCACTTCTTAACAGAAGCGTCCGGAATCTTCATCGGCTCAATTTTTTTGAGGATGTTAAAGCCGATACGGCCAAAGGGGATAAGCCCGACAGCGTGAATTTGAAAGTCAAGGTCACTGAAAAGCCGACCGGCTCCTTTACGTTCGGCGGCGGGTACAGCAGTGTGGAAGATGTGTTTGTCACCGCCTCGGTTTCCCAGGAGAACCTTTTTGGCCGTGGACAGGCCTTGAACCTAAGAGCACTGCTCGGCGGTACAACGACGCAGGCGATGCTCTCCTTTACGGAGCCTTGGCTTTTCGACATTCCGCTTTCTTGCAGCACCAGTATTTATAATTGGACGCGGGACTATGATGAATATGAAAGGGACAGTGCGGGGGGTAGCGTTCGTTTGAGTTATCCGATTTTCACGGATGTGCGCCTTTTCGGCGGTTACGCCTTTGATATCGGCGAAATAACGAATGTCTATTGGGATGCGCCGCAGGACATCAAAGAACTGGAGGGGAAATTTACAACCAGCTCGGTTAACACCGGCATTACCTACGATACGCGGGACAAAATCATCAATCCCACCCGCGGACATAATCACCGGCTCAGCCTCGAGTATGCCGGCATCGGCGGGGATATCGGATATTCCAAAGTAACCGGCGAGCTCGGGTACTATCACCCGTTGTTTTGGGGAACGGTGGGCTTTGCCCATTTTGAAACCGGGTATGTTTCTCAAAATTCGGGCATGGTGCTGCCGGATTACGAAAAATTCTATCTGGGCGGCATCAATTCCGTTCGTGGATTTGATTGGCGGGACATTCATCTTTGGAGTGAGCCGGTGGATCATGATGAAAACCCACTGACGCCGGATGTGCCGGTGGAAATGGGAGGAGAGGCGATGCTCCAGTTTAATGTGGAGTGGATTTTCCCCATTGCCCAGTCCGCGGGGATTGTCGGTGTTGTCTTCTATGATATGGGAAACGTTTATGAGGGGCTGTCGGAAGTTGATTTCGGCGAGTTAAGGAAGACCACGGGGGTTGGCGTGCGGTGGTATTCTCCTATGGGCCCGATCCGGATTGAATACGGCCATATATTGGATAAAAAAGACTCGGACGATTCGGACGGACGCTGGGAATTTACCATGGGCACAGCGTTTTAA
- the lpxD gene encoding UDP-3-O-(3-hydroxymyristoyl)glucosamine N-acyltransferase translates to MELTIAEIAHIVNGDVCGDATKRILRVAAFDSAGADDVTFAMNPEFEKKLASCAAGAVIVSRKVTAATGNLIRVDNPHVAFAKIIERLHPAELPAPGIHTSAVVGHHFCSGKDVSIAACAVIGNHVVCGSRVTIYPCVVIGDGVVIGDDVVIYPNVTIYDRCRIGNRVTIHAGTVIGSEGFGFAPDGGQYHKVPQVGIVQIDDDVELGALNTIDRAALGKTWIQRGVKTDNQVHVAHNVVVGEDTIIVAQTGIAGSVTIGKHVIILGKAGVADHLTIGDNAVIGNMAGIGKDVAAGEVLSGAPAMPHRTWLRVHRDFPSLPGMKKKMDGLEKRLSALEKKEKES, encoded by the coding sequence ATGGAACTGACCATTGCTGAAATTGCCCATATCGTAAATGGTGATGTCTGCGGGGATGCAACCAAGCGCATTCTAAGGGTTGCGGCATTTGACAGTGCCGGCGCGGACGATGTTACGTTTGCCATGAATCCGGAATTCGAGAAAAAGTTGGCATCCTGTGCGGCCGGTGCGGTCATTGTATCGCGCAAGGTGACGGCCGCCACCGGCAATCTGATTCGCGTGGATAATCCGCATGTGGCATTTGCCAAGATTATAGAGCGGTTGCATCCGGCGGAGTTGCCGGCACCCGGTATTCACACCTCTGCGGTGGTGGGACACCACTTTTGTTCCGGAAAGGATGTGTCCATTGCCGCCTGTGCGGTGATCGGTAATCATGTGGTATGCGGGTCGCGGGTGACCATTTACCCTTGCGTTGTTATTGGGGATGGCGTCGTGATCGGGGACGATGTGGTGATTTATCCGAATGTGACCATTTACGATCGCTGCCGGATTGGTAACCGGGTTACGATTCATGCCGGAACGGTTATCGGCAGTGAAGGATTTGGCTTTGCCCCGGACGGGGGCCAATACCATAAGGTGCCTCAGGTGGGGATTGTGCAGATTGACGATGATGTGGAACTCGGGGCATTGAATACCATCGATCGGGCGGCCTTGGGCAAAACCTGGATTCAGCGGGGCGTGAAGACGGATAATCAGGTGCATGTGGCGCATAACGTGGTGGTGGGGGAAGATACCATCATAGTGGCGCAGACGGGGATCGCCGGCAGCGTCACCATCGGAAAACACGTTATCATATTGGGCAAGGCCGGCGTGGCCGACCATCTGACAATCGGCGATAACGCCGTGATCGGCAATATGGCCGGTATCGGGAAGGATGTCGCCGCCGGAGAGGTTTTATCGGGTGCGCCTGCCATGCCGCATCGTACCTGGCTTAGAGTTCATCGGGATTTTCCTTCCCTGCCGGGTATGAAAAAAAAGATGGACGGGCTTGAAAAGCGACTATCGGCACTTGAGAAAAAAGAGAAAGAAAGTTGA
- a CDS encoding OmpH family outer membrane protein, with protein sequence MQMRKIGFLTALVSCFLFVALARGADVAKIGMVDFQKILTLSEAGKEAQAEIATKGKAMEADLKTKGAELEETKERLEREALVMAPEKRSEKEREFRIKLMDFKDKEKQYKKEFNDFNMQLVGKFRKDVFALAEEIGKKEGYLLILEKNESGALYFPGTMDITDQLIQKYNQTYTKKAK encoded by the coding sequence ATGCAAATGCGTAAAATCGGTTTCCTGACGGCGTTGGTATCCTGTTTTCTGTTTGTTGCCTTAGCCCGGGGGGCTGATGTTGCCAAAATCGGTATGGTTGATTTTCAGAAAATATTGACACTTTCCGAAGCGGGGAAAGAGGCGCAAGCGGAAATCGCAACCAAAGGCAAGGCTATGGAGGCCGACCTGAAAACAAAAGGCGCCGAGTTGGAAGAGACAAAAGAGCGGCTTGAAAGAGAAGCGCTGGTGATGGCTCCGGAAAAACGTTCTGAAAAAGAGCGTGAGTTTCGAATCAAGCTGATGGATTTTAAAGATAAGGAAAAACAGTATAAAAAAGAATTTAACGATTTTAATATGCAATTGGTCGGCAAGTTCAGAAAAGATGTTTTTGCCTTGGCTGAAGAGATTGGAAAGAAAGAAGGGTATCTGCTTATTCTGGAAAAAAATGAAAGCGGTGCGCTTTATTTTCCGGGCACGATGGACATTACGGATCAGCTGATTCAAAAATATAATCAAACATATACCAAAAAGGCAAAATAG
- the lpxB gene encoding lipid-A-disaccharide synthase: MKSIAGGAKVMIIAGEASGDQHGAKVVLAIRNRWPGVSFFGIGGRMLKAAGVQVFMDASQMAVVGITEVFSKFPILLKAMRTAKRLLRTLKPDLLILIDFPDFNLHIAATAKKLGIPVLYYISPQIWAWRSGRVKKIRARVDHMAVILPFEAAFYADHRVPVTFVGHPLLDHSPSVAAPPAVSPSREAIVIGLLPGSRDREVVRLFPQMLAAVPIIKRSFPKARFVISLSPSVERPLLESLLASHAPGIDFEIEDRGVRKIFKKSTLVVATSGTVTLEAAIAGIPFVLVYKVSALSYALGRLLIRVKYAGLANLIAGKEVATELLQHRATGRNIAEAVLSMLQNPDELEKRRDQLLAIGAQLGGPGASNRVADIALSLMAQKRTPA, encoded by the coding sequence ATGAAATCGATCGCCGGGGGCGCCAAGGTGATGATTATTGCCGGAGAAGCCTCCGGAGATCAGCACGGTGCCAAGGTCGTTCTTGCCATTCGGAATCGCTGGCCGGGCGTGTCTTTTTTTGGCATCGGCGGGCGAATGTTAAAGGCGGCCGGCGTTCAAGTCTTCATGGATGCTTCGCAAATGGCGGTGGTTGGCATTACGGAGGTTTTTTCCAAGTTTCCCATCCTCTTGAAGGCCATGCGCACGGCGAAACGATTGCTTCGCACGCTGAAACCGGATTTGTTAATATTAATCGATTTTCCGGATTTCAACCTGCATATCGCCGCCACCGCAAAGAAACTGGGAATTCCGGTACTTTATTATATTAGCCCGCAAATATGGGCTTGGCGTTCCGGCCGAGTTAAAAAAATTCGTGCACGGGTGGACCATATGGCGGTGATTCTGCCGTTTGAGGCGGCATTTTATGCGGATCATCGAGTGCCGGTTACGTTTGTAGGGCACCCTTTGCTGGATCATTCCCCGAGCGTGGCTGCGCCTCCGGCGGTTTCCCCCTCACGGGAAGCGATTGTCATCGGGCTGTTGCCCGGTTCCCGGGATCGGGAGGTGGTGCGCCTGTTTCCGCAGATGTTGGCCGCCGTCCCGATAATAAAACGCTCGTTTCCGAAGGCACGGTTTGTTATTTCGCTTTCTCCCAGCGTGGAACGCCCGCTGTTAGAATCCCTTTTGGCTTCTCATGCGCCGGGGATTGATTTTGAAATCGAAGACCGGGGTGTTCGAAAGATTTTTAAAAAAAGCACCTTGGTGGTGGCGACCTCGGGCACCGTTACACTGGAGGCGGCCATTGCCGGTATTCCATTTGTTCTCGTTTATAAGGTCTCGGCCTTGAGTTATGCCCTGGGTCGCCTCTTGATTCGTGTCAAGTACGCGGGCCTGGCAAACCTGATTGCCGGCAAAGAGGTCGCAACGGAGTTGTTGCAACATCGGGCGACCGGGCGCAATATCGCTGAAGCGGTGCTGTCCATGCTTCAAAATCCCGATGAACTGGAAAAGCGCCGTGACCAGTTGTTGGCGATAGGTGCGCAGTTGGGCGGCCCCGGCGCTTCAAACCGAGTTGCCGATATTGCCCTGTCGTTGATGGCCCAAAAGAGAACACCGGCATGA
- the lpxA gene encoding acyl-ACP--UDP-N-acetylglucosamine O-acyltransferase — MIHPTAIVNSKAELDENVSVGAYSIIREHVKIGAGTEIGPHVVIDSFVSIGPACRIFQFAAIGAPPQSLKFAGEQSQVKIGQKTIIREFVTIHRGTQFGGGLTEIGEECFLMNYTHIAHDCRVGKQVVFANNATLAGHITVGNYATVGGLAAIHQFVRIGDYAFIGGKAAVVKDIPPYVISSGDRAKLHGLNSVGLQRRGFSSQTINLLKKTYRIIFRIGLTLREAVERVKAEVDQIPEVVKFIEFLETSERGVTR, encoded by the coding sequence ATGATACATCCGACCGCGATTGTGAATTCAAAGGCTGAGCTGGATGAGAACGTGTCCGTCGGCGCGTATTCTATTATTCGGGAACATGTGAAGATCGGTGCCGGTACCGAGATCGGCCCTCATGTTGTCATTGATTCCTTTGTCAGTATTGGTCCGGCGTGTCGAATCTTTCAGTTTGCCGCCATCGGCGCGCCACCCCAGTCCCTTAAATTCGCAGGAGAGCAATCGCAGGTGAAGATCGGCCAAAAAACGATTATCCGTGAATTTGTAACGATTCACCGGGGAACCCAATTCGGCGGCGGCCTGACTGAAATCGGTGAGGAATGCTTTCTCATGAATTACACACACATTGCCCATGATTGCCGCGTCGGAAAGCAGGTGGTATTTGCCAATAACGCCACGCTGGCCGGCCATATCACGGTCGGCAACTATGCCACCGTGGGCGGCCTGGCTGCTATTCATCAGTTTGTGCGGATCGGCGATTATGCGTTTATCGGCGGCAAGGCGGCTGTGGTGAAAGACATTCCGCCCTATGTGATATCTTCCGGAGACCGGGCCAAGCTGCATGGACTCAACAGTGTCGGCCTGCAAAGACGTGGTTTTTCATCGCAAACCATCAATTTGCTGAAAAAAACCTATCGAATCATCTTTCGAATCGGTCTCACCTTGCGGGAAGCGGTGGAACGCGTAAAGGCGGAAGTGGACCAAATCCCTGAGGTGGTAAAATTTATTGAGTTTTTGGAAACTTCGGAGCGCGGTGTTACCCGATAA
- the lpxI gene encoding UDP-2,3-diacylglucosamine diphosphatase LpxI (LpxI, functionally equivalent to LpxH, replaces it in LPS biosynthesis in a minority of bacteria.): MTIKRIGLIAGSGQFPIIFSKIAGEKGHAVYAVAHLKETDPALESHVEAIEWIHLGQVKRLLKFFRKHEISEAVMMGAIQKTRMFTDIRPDTKALALVAGMRHTHDDGILRAFAGLLSREGIQILASTMLLPEMLASPGCWTKRKPTKDESADIDLGWRLAKEIGRLDIGQCIVVAGGSVLAVEAIDGTDATIRRGGELGKGRAVVVKVSKPTQDNRFDMPAVGAQTIRTMQAVGAGVLVIEAGKAVVFDREEMISLADQFGIAIVAGNHSQ, from the coding sequence ATGACAATCAAGCGAATTGGACTGATAGCGGGGAGCGGTCAGTTCCCCATCATTTTTTCCAAAATTGCCGGGGAAAAAGGGCATGCCGTATATGCGGTCGCCCACTTGAAGGAAACCGATCCCGCCCTTGAATCCCATGTGGAAGCGATCGAATGGATTCATCTGGGACAAGTCAAGCGGCTGTTGAAATTTTTTAGAAAACATGAAATTTCGGAAGCCGTAATGATGGGCGCTATTCAAAAGACGCGCATGTTTACCGACATACGGCCCGACACAAAGGCGCTGGCACTTGTCGCCGGCATGCGCCATACGCATGATGACGGCATTTTGCGGGCGTTTGCGGGGCTGCTGTCGCGTGAAGGAATTCAAATCCTGGCGTCCACCATGTTATTGCCCGAAATGCTGGCATCTCCCGGCTGCTGGACCAAACGAAAACCCACCAAGGATGAGTCCGCGGATATTGATTTAGGGTGGCGGCTGGCCAAAGAGATCGGCCGGCTCGACATTGGCCAGTGCATCGTCGTGGCGGGCGGCAGTGTGTTGGCGGTGGAAGCCATTGATGGCACGGATGCCACGATTCGGCGAGGGGGCGAGCTGGGAAAGGGACGCGCCGTGGTCGTAAAAGTAAGCAAGCCGACACAGGATAATCGCTTTGACATGCCGGCCGTGGGGGCTCAGACCATACGAACCATGCAGGCGGTTGGTGCCGGGGTTCTGGTGATCGAAGCAGGAAAGGCGGTCGTTTTCGACCGGGAAGAGATGATTTCGTTGGCGGACCAGTTCGGCATTGCCATTGTGGCTGGAAACCATTCGCAATAA
- a CDS encoding Gfo/Idh/MocA family oxidoreductase, with translation MKKLRVGVIGVGYLGKFHAEKYAQMDNVDLVGIVDVNREQAHQVAQQVGTRAYRNYEDLFGKVDAVSVVTPTPAHFEVSRAFLERDVDVLIEKPITVTLDEADALIDFAESRGLIIQVGHLERFNPAVMALQDIVKVPRFIESHRLSIFKPRGIDVSVVLDLMIHDIDIILNFVKSDVTDIRAAGTTVITDEVDIANARLEFQNGCVANVTASRISAKNERKIRLFQRDAYISVDFANQGITIIRQDDNGGEGIIPGMAMQQLSFAKADALAAEISAFVSCVLTRTVPEVSGKVGRDALKIVLHIMDQIQLTHQRF, from the coding sequence ATGAAAAAATTACGTGTCGGGGTTATCGGGGTGGGGTATCTGGGGAAATTCCACGCCGAGAAGTACGCCCAAATGGATAATGTGGATCTTGTCGGCATAGTCGATGTGAACCGGGAGCAGGCCCATCAGGTGGCGCAACAGGTGGGGACCCGCGCTTACCGGAATTATGAGGATCTTTTCGGTAAGGTCGACGCCGTGAGTGTGGTGACGCCGACCCCCGCTCATTTTGAAGTCAGCCGCGCCTTTTTGGAACGGGATGTGGATGTGCTCATTGAAAAACCGATCACCGTTACCCTGGATGAGGCCGATGCGTTGATTGATTTTGCCGAATCCCGCGGATTGATTATTCAGGTTGGTCATTTGGAGCGGTTTAACCCGGCCGTGATGGCGCTTCAGGATATTGTCAAGGTGCCTCGGTTTATCGAATCTCACCGGCTCAGCATTTTTAAACCCCGTGGCATTGATGTGAGCGTGGTCCTGGATTTAATGATTCATGATATCGATATCATTTTGAATTTTGTAAAGTCCGACGTGACGGATATTCGTGCGGCCGGCACCACGGTGATTACCGATGAAGTGGATATCGCCAATGCGCGCCTTGAGTTTCAAAACGGGTGTGTGGCCAATGTAACGGCCAGCCGAATTTCAGCGAAAAATGAGCGTAAAATTCGCCTGTTTCAGCGGGATGCCTATATTTCGGTTGATTTCGCCAATCAGGGGATCACGATTATTCGCCAGGATGATAATGGCGGGGAAGGAATTATTCCCGGCATGGCGATGCAGCAGCTCAGTTTTGCAAAGGCGGATGCACTGGCCGCGGAGATCAGCGCCTTTGTTTCTTGCGTGTTAACGCGCACGGTGCCTGAAGTTTCGGGCAAGGTCGGAAGGGACGCCTTGAAAATCGTTCTTCACATCATGGATCAGATTCAACTGACTCACCAGCGGTTTTAA
- a CDS encoding ABC transporter ATP-binding protein → MADAAVLSNESARISPVGNGGGNEVLIRGKSLYKSYYDSGERIDILINADLALMAGETLAIVGPSGIGKSTLLHILGTLDRPDKGALYFGGKDVYQFDSSGLAQFRNRQVGFVFQFHHLLPEFSALENAMMPALIQGLDKAEARRMAEVILVRVGLGKRLHHRVGMLSGGEQQRVALARALVLKPTVLLADEPTGNLDEENSRQVHALFLELNRELRMTLVVVTHNMELASRMSRRVTLKNGQLVETE, encoded by the coding sequence ATGGCTGATGCGGCCGTTTTGTCAAATGAGAGCGCCCGAATTTCCCCTGTCGGCAACGGGGGGGGAAACGAGGTATTGATTCGAGGCAAAAGCTTGTATAAAAGCTACTACGATAGTGGTGAGCGAATCGATATTTTAATCAATGCCGACTTGGCGCTGATGGCGGGAGAAACCCTGGCGATCGTGGGGCCTTCCGGAATCGGCAAATCGACTTTGCTGCACATTCTGGGCACATTGGACCGTCCGGATAAGGGCGCTCTTTATTTCGGGGGCAAAGATGTGTATCAGTTCGACTCTTCCGGCCTGGCTCAGTTTCGAAACCGGCAGGTCGGATTCGTTTTCCAATTTCATCACCTGTTGCCGGAATTTTCTGCGCTTGAAAATGCCATGATGCCGGCTTTGATTCAGGGGCTGGACAAAGCGGAAGCCCGAAGGATGGCCGAGGTGATACTGGTTCGTGTGGGACTGGGCAAGCGTCTGCATCACCGTGTGGGAATGTTATCCGGTGGTGAGCAGCAACGGGTGGCGCTCGCAAGGGCGCTGGTTTTGAAACCAACGGTGCTGCTGGCCGATGAACCCACGGGCAACTTGGATGAAGAAAACAGCAGGCAGGTGCATGCGTTATTTCTGGAACTGAACCGGGAATTGCGCATGACGCTGGTGGTGGTGACTCATAACATGGAACTGGCATCCCGCATGTCGCGTCGCGTGACATTAAAAAACGGACAGCTGGTGGAAACGGAATGA